CCTCGTGATCTTGTCCAGAGAAGTTACCACCGGGTCACGACTCGGACGTCGCGAGCGAGGCCGTCGACGCGACGCGGTCGAGCACGATCCCCGCCAGGACCTCGACGCGTGCCACGAACGGCGAGGAGGGCGCCGCGTCCCGCGGGGTCCGTCCGCTCATCGCCGCGAGGTCGAGACCCGCCTGGTCGAGCGGCAGGTACGCGGCCGGCTCGATGCCGGTGAGCCGCGAGATCGTCGTCCGGATGTCGCGCTCGCCCCAGCCGAGGGTGGTCCGCACCATGTTGACCGCCAGCACCAGGTCGAGCCCCGGAGCCGTCTCGGACAGGTCGTGCAGCCCGCGCACCAGACGGGCGAGCCCGACCGGGTCGGGGCGACCGACGACGACCGCTAGGTCGGCCTGCTCCAGCACCTGGAGCGTGGTCTGGTTCCTGCTGGCAACGCCGGCCGCGGCACCGGTCTCGAGGGAGAACCCGCAGTCGACCACGACCAGGCCGGCGTGCGCGCGCAGCTGGGCCAGGACGACGTCCAGGGCGCCCGCGCGGACCTGCGGCCACATGTCGGCCCGCGGCAGGCCGGTGAGCAGGCGGAGCCCGGGATCGACGTCGAGGAGGTGGTCGACGACCTCGTGTCCTCGTCCCTGGTTGGCCGCCCGGCAGGCCGCGACGAGTCCCGACACGTCGTCGAGGACGCTGAGCATCTGGCCCTGAGCGCCGCCGTACGTGTCGGCGTCCACCAGGACGGTGTCCACACGCCGCGCCGCAGCGGCCGAGGCCAGGCCCAGTGCGACGGTGCTGCGTCCCGGTGCACCTCCCGG
Above is a genomic segment from Aeromicrobium chenweiae containing:
- a CDS encoding AAA family ATPase translates to MDVVIAAGDASWEAAAIREVEGSPVLRLARRCVDVADLLAVAQTGRAAAALVSAELPGLDVDAVHRLERAGVRVAAVGADAGRCEALGIVRRVRLGALDDVARDAPVAPAAAPGRTAPVVAVWGPGGAPGRSTVALGLASAAAARRVDTVLVDADTYGGAQGQMLSVLDDVSGLVAACRAANQGRGHEVVDHLLDVDPGLRLLTGLPRADMWPQVRAGALDVVLAQLRAHAGLVVVDCGFSLETGAAAGVASRNQTTLQVLEQADLAVVVGRPDPVGLARLVRGLHDLSETAPGLDLVLAVNMVRTTLGWGERDIRTTISRLTGIEPAAYLPLDQAGLDLAAMSGRTPRDAAPSSPFVARVEVLAGIVLDRVASTASLATSES